The nucleotide window GTAGAGCTGGTCATAGGGGACCTGGGCGTCGGCAAGCAGCACGTTCATGTGCCCGGGCATGCGGCCGGCGACAGGGTGGATCGCGTACTTGACGTCGATGCCGCGCTTCATCAGCCGCTTTCCCAGCTCGGCGACGCCGTGTTGGGCCTGGGCCACGGCCATCCCGTACCCCGGGACGATGATGACGGACTGGGCGCCGTCGAACAGGGTCGCCACCTCGTCGGGGGCGATGCTGCGCACACTCCCTTTCGCCTCCGCCGCCGGACCGACGGCTTCCGCCTCGACCTTCCCGAAGGCGCCGAAGAGCACGTTGATGGCCGAGCGGTTCATTGCCCTGCACATCAGCAGCGAGAGGAGGAAGCCCGAGGTCCCGTCGAGGGAGCCGGTGATGATCTGGATCTTGTTCATCAGGACGAAGCCCATGGCCGCGTCGGCGAGCCCGGCGTAGGAGTTCAGCAGGGAGATCACGACCGGCATGTCCGCGGCCCCGATGGGGATGACGAGCAGGAAGCCGAACAGCAGGGCGAGGGCGACCATGACGAAGAAGAGCCAGGTGGCCGAGGGCGCGAGGATCAGGTACACGAGGCTGCCGAGCATGACCGCCAGCAACGCGATGTTGGATGCGTTCTGCGCCCTGTACGTGATGGGCGCTCCGGGGAGAAGCCCCTGGAGCTTGCCCGCCGCCATCAGGCTGCCCGTGAAGGTGAGGCCGCCGATGACCACCTCCGCCCCGATCGCCGTCATGAGCACCGTCGCGAGCGCCCCCCCGTGCCGGATGTACTCGGAGACGCCGATCAGGGTCGCGGCCAGGGCCCCCAGCGAATGGGAAAGGGCCGTCCGCTGCGGGACGGCCGTCATCGGTATCCACATCCCCATGCTCCCGCCGATGAGGGAACCGAGGATGAGCCCGACGACGATCCACCGGTAGGTGACGATCTCGGGAAGCAGGAGTGTGCCCACGACGGCCATGACCATGCCGAACTCGGCCAGGAACATCCCCTTCCGGGCGTAGCGGGGAGAGCTGAGGCCCTTCAGCCCCATGATGAAGAGGGCGGCCGAGAGGATGTAGCAGAACTTCAGGGCCTGGGTCAGATCGCGACCGGCGAAGTGGGACCTGAGGTCAGGGAAGGAGAGGATCACGCCCACCAGCACGGCCAGGACGGTGAGCAGGGCCAGGGCAACCGTCCGCCCCCGGCCCTTTCGGGCCACGCGGTCCTGCTCCCTCTTGAACATCCGCAGCATGCGATCGGTGATCAGGAAGCCGCCCACCACGTTGGTGCTCGAACACGTCACGGCAATGAAGCCGAAGGCCGT belongs to Candidatus Polarisedimenticolia bacterium and includes:
- a CDS encoding NAD(P)(+) transhydrogenase (Re/Si-specific) subunit beta; the encoded protein is MTTELEIGLYIFMLAGFLGYHLISGVPPLLHTPLMSATNAMSGISLVGSLIVAGAGHDPLSTAFGFIAVTCSSTNVVGGFLITDRMLRMFKREQDRVARKGRGRTVALALLTVLAVLVGVILSFPDLRSHFAGRDLTQALKFCYILSAALFIMGLKGLSSPRYARKGMFLAEFGMVMAVVGTLLLPEIVTYRWIVVGLILGSLIGGSMGMWIPMTAVPQRTALSHSLGALAATLIGVSEYIRHGGALATVLMTAIGAEVVIGGLTFTGSLMAAGKLQGLLPGAPITYRAQNASNIALLAVMLGSLVYLILAPSATWLFFVMVALALLFGFLLVIPIGAADMPVVISLLNSYAGLADAAMGFVLMNKIQIITGSLDGTSGFLLSLLMCRAMNRSAINVLFGAFGKVEAEAVGPAAEAKGSVRSIAPDEVATLFDGAQSVIIVPGYGMAVAQAQHGVAELGKRLMKRGIDVKYAIHPVAGRMPGHMNVLLADAQVPYDQLY